A single window of Stigmatella aurantiaca DNA harbors:
- a CDS encoding acyl-CoA thioesterase — MRFEESLLTLRVRPNDLDSLGHVNNATALEYLEAGRWAWMERNALRKVSQVVALTLRVEVDYRKEIVPQEVVVHTRLEFPPEEELRDEHEVHYRVRFHQQLLIDGGTRLAVEARVQAAFVHAADRSLCSLQDFLAASRVSSP; from the coding sequence GTGCGCTTCGAAGAATCCCTGCTGACGCTGCGCGTGCGGCCCAATGACCTGGACAGCCTGGGCCACGTGAACAACGCCACCGCGCTGGAGTACCTGGAGGCCGGGCGGTGGGCGTGGATGGAGCGCAACGCCCTGCGCAAGGTGTCCCAGGTGGTGGCGCTCACCCTGCGGGTCGAGGTGGACTACCGCAAGGAGATCGTCCCTCAGGAGGTGGTGGTGCACACCCGCCTGGAGTTCCCGCCCGAGGAGGAACTGCGGGATGAGCACGAGGTGCACTACCGGGTGCGCTTCCACCAGCAGCTCCTCATCGATGGCGGGACGCGGCTGGCGGTGGAGGCCCGGGTGCAGGCGGCCTTCGTCCACGCCGCGGACCGCTCGCTGTGCTCGCTCCAGGACTTCCTGGCGGCGTCCCGTGTCTCTTCTCCCTGA
- a CDS encoding AMP-binding protein translates to MPETLFARLLAADPQRGLSLFEDFGHRSSFLAYRQMPERIAASAEHFRAQGIQPGDRILFPFETSEAVVLSFLGLLALGAVPFSVKPYILSTPKGAYRDFLSRLSERHGVRRILDVPSLRALELSLERVPLPPAGARVEGARLREPGEDTLAFVQFSSGSTAFPKGVPITWGNLHANLRMIVEQGRLGARDRCVSWLPLYHDMGLVGGMLSCLYGGCDTLLTPPMSFLMDPAGWLEFLSEHRATLAVIPNFAIDYTLKILNGLEAEDLQGLNLSALRTVYLGSEPINIANLEDFTSRLAPQGLRREAIKPCYGMAEVVLMVSCVGDEGWRVVTAPSGQPAISVGRPLSEFEVRLRTEEGRVCGERELGQIELRRGSLAQAYYADERPLRGEDGFYPTGDLGFVEGGELFITGRLNDRIKINGQSYFSSDFEQAIERLPFIRSGRTAVIQAQGRVVVLAEVSRPEVLEHRPESQKQVSAAILEAVGVTVAHEDVLFIRYGQLLKTSSGKLQRRALTEAFEQGRIRVATAQQLRADLLKLRAQRLFLGPVFEVRQRGGRLLRSGAQWLRQGKARLVAGVWPRPRS, encoded by the coding sequence ATGCCCGAGACCCTCTTCGCCCGGCTCCTGGCGGCGGATCCCCAGCGGGGCCTGTCCCTGTTCGAGGACTTTGGCCACCGGTCCTCGTTTCTTGCCTACCGGCAGATGCCGGAGCGGATCGCCGCCAGCGCGGAGCACTTCCGCGCCCAGGGCATTCAGCCCGGAGACCGGATCCTCTTTCCCTTCGAGACGTCCGAGGCCGTCGTCCTCTCGTTCCTCGGGCTGCTGGCGCTGGGGGCGGTGCCGTTCTCGGTGAAGCCCTACATCCTCAGCACGCCCAAGGGCGCCTACCGGGACTTCCTCTCGCGGCTCTCCGAGCGGCATGGGGTGCGCCGCATCCTGGATGTGCCGAGCCTGCGCGCCCTGGAGCTGTCCCTGGAGCGGGTGCCCTTGCCGCCCGCGGGGGCGCGCGTGGAGGGGGCACGCCTGAGGGAGCCTGGCGAGGACACGCTGGCCTTCGTGCAGTTCTCGTCGGGCTCGACGGCGTTCCCCAAGGGCGTGCCCATCACCTGGGGGAACCTTCACGCCAACCTGCGGATGATCGTGGAGCAGGGACGGCTCGGCGCGCGGGACCGGTGCGTGAGCTGGTTGCCGCTGTACCACGACATGGGGCTGGTGGGCGGGATGCTGTCGTGCCTCTACGGGGGCTGTGACACGCTCCTCACCCCGCCCATGAGCTTCCTGATGGATCCGGCGGGCTGGCTGGAATTCCTGTCCGAGCACCGCGCCACCCTGGCCGTCATCCCGAACTTCGCGATCGACTACACGCTGAAGATCCTGAACGGGCTGGAGGCCGAGGACCTTCAGGGGCTGAATCTCTCGGCGCTGCGCACCGTGTATCTGGGCAGCGAGCCCATCAACATCGCCAACCTGGAGGACTTCACGTCCCGGCTCGCGCCCCAGGGACTGCGGCGCGAGGCGATCAAGCCCTGCTACGGCATGGCCGAGGTGGTGCTGATGGTCTCGTGCGTGGGGGACGAGGGGTGGCGGGTGGTGACGGCGCCCAGTGGCCAGCCCGCCATCTCCGTGGGGCGTCCCCTGAGCGAGTTCGAGGTGCGGCTCCGGACCGAGGAGGGCCGCGTCTGTGGGGAGCGGGAGCTGGGCCAGATCGAACTGCGGCGCGGGAGCCTGGCGCAGGCGTACTACGCGGACGAGCGTCCGCTGCGCGGTGAGGACGGATTCTACCCGACGGGAGACCTCGGCTTCGTGGAGGGCGGCGAGCTGTTCATCACGGGCCGGCTCAACGACCGGATCAAGATCAACGGCCAGAGCTACTTCTCCAGTGACTTCGAGCAGGCCATCGAACGGCTTCCGTTCATCCGCTCGGGCAGGACGGCGGTCATCCAGGCGCAGGGGCGCGTGGTGGTGCTCGCCGAGGTGAGCCGCCCGGAGGTGCTGGAGCACCGGCCCGAGAGCCAGAAGCAGGTGTCCGCCGCCATCCTGGAGGCGGTGGGCGTCACCGTGGCGCACGAGGACGTGCTGTTCATCCGCTACGGGCAGTTGCTCAAGACGAGCAGCGGCAAGCTCCAGCGCCGGGCCCTCACCGAGGCCTTCGAGCAGGGGCGCATCCGTGTGGCCACCGCCCAGCAACTGCGCGCGGACCTGCTGAAGCTCCGCGCCCAGCGGCTCTTCCTGGGGCCGGTGTTCGAGGTCCGCCAGCGGGGAGGAAGGCTGCTGCGCTCCGGGGCCCAGTGGCTGCGTCAGGGCAAGGCGCGCCTCGTGGCCGGGGTGTGGCCGCGCCCGCGCTCCTGA